The Hydrogenothermus marinus DNA segment CCTGATATTTTCCTTTTTTATAATATCCCCAAGCTAAACTATCAAGGTATGCAGGATTCTCAGGTGCAAATTTTAAAGCTTTTTTCACAAGTTCAATACCTTTGTCTATATCTATATTTCTTACTATGTATGAATATCCTAAGTAATTTAAAGCATCAGAATAGTTTGGTCTTATATCTAAAGCTTTTTTTAATGCTTTTTCTGCATCTTTCCATTTATTTAATTTGTCATAATATATTGCAAGATAAAAATATAATTTTGGATCTTGCGAATTTATCTCTAATGCTTCTTTTATAAGCTTTATAGCTTCTTTTGTATTTCCTCTTTCATCTTCTACTTCTGCCATTAAAACCAAAATATGGTAATTATCTGGATTATAAGAATATGCTTCATTTAAAATATCTATAGCTTTGTCGTATTCTTTATTTTGAACATATAAAGAGACAAGTCTATTTAGAACCTCTTCATTTTTAGGTTCTTTTTTTAGTATTTTTTTATAAATCTCTTCTGCTTTTTTATACTCTTTTAAAGATTCATAAGCCATTCCAAGTATAAATTGGATATTTAAATCATCTGGATATTTTTTTGCAATATTTTCTATTTTTTGGATTATCTGATTAACTTGACCAAGTTTAAGATATAATAAAAACTCTTTTAACAGACTATCTTTTGATGATGGGTAAAGTTTTGTAATATCATTTATTATTTCTTTTGCTTTTTCATACTGATCTGTATCTACGTAAATCTGAAATAATCTATTTAATGCTTCATAATCTTTTGGATTAACAGCTAATACTTGCTTATAAATCTCTTCTGCTCTTTTATAATTTCCTTGTTCTCTGTACAACTCTCCAAGAAGAACATAAACTTCTGGATTTTTTTTGTTTAATTTGAAAGATTTTTCAAGATATTCTATAGCCTTTTTTATATTTCCTTTTGAAAGTTCAATTCTTGCAAGAATATAATAAACTTTATCTAATTTTTTATACTCTTTA contains these protein-coding regions:
- a CDS encoding tetratricopeptide repeat protein — translated: MIKKLLLSSIFLFNFSCAAISNTEDAYYYYVVCKYASESKDYESALELCDKARQELPDTKQIYKDEIFIALRLDKTEKVEQLLEEYINRFNKPEDYIFVANTYYHLRKIDKAISVLEEGLKKYPNNLDILSYLADFYIKNGKIKKAENILKEITKHKEYKKLDKVYYILARIELSKGNIKKAIEYLEKSFKLNKKNPEVYVLLGELYREQGNYKRAEEIYKQVLAVNPKDYEALNRLFQIYVDTDQYEKAKEIINDITKLYPSSKDSLLKEFLLYLKLGQVNQIIQKIENIAKKYPDDLNIQFILGMAYESLKEYKKAEEIYKKILKKEPKNEEVLNRLVSLYVQNKEYDKAIDILNEAYSYNPDNYHILVLMAEVEDERGNTKEAIKLIKEALEINSQDPKLYFYLAIYYDKLNKWKDAEKALKKALDIRPNYSDALNYLGYSYIVRNIDIDKGIELVKKALKFAPENPAYLDSLAWGYYKKGKYQEALKYMLKAYQQIKDDPVVLYHYGAILEAIGEKKKAKEMYEKALNLLSKMKEEPEKGITMEIKKRLKSLKW